A stretch of DNA from Flavobacteriaceae bacterium MAR_2009_75:
CGATAGATTTCGGCAAAATCACCCTCTACCGATACCAACTTACAGACCGTTCGAATCTTTTCGAGCAATACCTCAGACTGGTGTTCCGTTGCCTCTTTGCTCTTCTTCTTGTTAAAAAAAGAGAACACCCAATACATAAGAATGGCCCCGAGTATGAGCCCTAAAAAAGAATCGAAGATAGTATCCATTTTTTATTTTCCTATTTCACCCAAATGGGTAAACTTAAAGCCTTTGTTATATTTTAATCCGTACCCGAAAATACGGTCCATGGCCGAATGCGAAAATAAGATAATACCGACCAATTGCCATTCGGGTCGTGAAAGATAACTTGCTAAAACATAAATTGCAATGGCCACCCCCTTATGATGAAAAAGATTGTACCCCAGAGCACCTACTCTAGTATTGACCAAATAGCCCAGCATACCGATATCTGGTATCAATATAAGCACTAAAAACCACCACCATTGATACGGCAACATACCGAACAAATATATGCCAAGCCCGAACATGGCCAACTCCTCTAATTTTAGAATACCTTTCATCACTCTTCTATTTCATAAAGTATGGGGCGACTAGGGCACGCATCGTTCTCAAAAGCCGCCATTTGAAGATTAAGAAAGTACCATCCATCCTTTATACCATCGGGTACATAAATAAATTCTGTAATCGTAGCCTGTTTGCGCAACTGACCGTCAAAAGCCCAAAAAGTCTTATGGGCCTCTAACCTTCCATCATCTTTTTCTTTATCTACCGAAGGCAGGTCAATCAATAAATGGTTTACCCCTTTCTCCAATAATAATTCCACAGCCTCCTGTAGCAGAAAAGGCGGATTGGTATTTGAATATTGCTTCGATAACTTATTACGCTCGTTCGGTACAGTTCGAATTACTAGAGCCTCAACGAATTCACTCTCAATGGCCAAATCAAGTACATGCCTAGAAATCACCCAATCGTCACCTTGAAGTTCAGGAACCACCGTTACCAATTCAGCCAGATAGAAATAGGTGTTCAAGTTTTGATTGACCGAATGAAACTCGGCGGTAATATGCCCAACACCCTCGGTATGGGTACCATGGGCATGCGGATTGAACCAAATATCATTAAAGTTGGTAGAGCTACCTTCAGAAACCTTTCCTATAAATTCATCCTCTCTGTGCGGCTCTATCTTTGGATGGTCTATATACCACGCATTTACATTTTGTGCGTCGCCCCGAATAGGTATTGAAATATCGAGCGGTCGTGCCAAATCAATCGTGTATTTTTTCTTATCAAGTTCTATGGATGCCTTCATTATTTACAAACCTTCTATTTGAAATTATTTTCACGATAAATTAAGCATAAATAAATCTGCAGCGATTCCATCGGCTAAAAATTTTCCTTTTTTGGTCGTTAACAGGATGTCACCATCCAAATAAAGCAAATGCTCTTCAATATGCTTTTTCGATTGATTGAGGGCATACTCCATATATTTTTCTCCGTATTCGGAAGCTATCCTACCCATCGATACGCCCCAAACCGTGCGTAGACCGGTCATCACATATTCATTGTACCGATCAGTAGTCGATAGAAGTTCAGTTTCAATAGGTAATTCACCTTTTTCAATAGCTTTTAAGTATTTCGGATTGTTATTGACGTTCCAACCTCTTCGAACTCCATCGAAAGAATGTGCTGAGGGGCCAATACCTAGGTACTTTTTCTGCTGCCAATAGGCCGTGTTGTTCTTTGACAAATAACCGGGTTTGCCGAAATTCGATATTTCATAGTTTTCAAATCCGGCAGCTTGTAAAGTCTCTACCAGAATATGAAAATGGGCTTGCGCCACCTCATCATCTACATTTTTGACCACCCCTTTTTTGATAAATGTGGCCAAGGCGGTATGGGGTTCGACCGTAAGAGCATAACTCGAGATATGTGGTATGTCAAAAGAAAGTGCTTTATCTATATTTTGTTTCCAGCGCTCATTGCCCATATCGGGCATGCCGTATATCAGGTCGATAGAAATATTATCAAAAAAACGTTTTGCAGTCGCTAACGATTTAACGGCTTCTTCCGCAGAATGGGCTCGGTTCATCAGCTTTAAATCATCCTCAAAAAAAGACTGTATACCGATACTTAGTCGATTAACCGGACTTTCAGCTAGTGCGATTATTTTTGCTTCGGATAAATCGTCGGGGTTGGTCTCTAACGTTATTTCCGGATTTTCGCATACCTCATAGTGACTATATACCGAATCGATAATGGACTGTATCTCTGCCGTTTCTAAAACGCTAGGCGTGCCGCCACCAAAATAAATGGTCTCGACCACATCATTCGAAAATTCATCTTTTCTAAGAAGCAATTCTTTCTTCAATGCCTCGACCATTGCCTCCTTCTTTCCCATAGACGTAGAGAAATGAAAATCACAATAGTGACAAGCCTGTTTGCAAAAAGGAATATGAATATAAATGCCGCTCATTTTTACAATGTACAATTAACAGTTATCAATTTGCAATATTACTTTGATAATTGGGAGCGCCACTTACTTTTTCATCCTTGTTGATTTTAAAATAGAGAACATTGTACGTGAAAGTTCATCTGCCTTGCCTACTAATAACTTAGAACTTTCCGAAGATAAATATTCTGAGTCGGCCAGTAACTTCAACCAATATTTAGTTTCTAAACTCTCTTTATAAGCTACAGAAATTTTCGAAGAAAAATCTGCGGTGGAGATGGCTCCATTAGCCTCTGCAATATTTGCACCAATAGATGTTCCACACCGAAGTATTTGTTTAGACAGAACGTATTCGTTCTTTTCCTCTTTCAAAAACTTGAACACTCTTACAATCTCTAAGGCGAAAGCATATGATTTTTCTGCTAAAGGATTATTAGGTTGAACATTTAGAATTGTTTATCGTACATTAAATTTTGGTCATTGCTAATTGATCATTGTTTATTGCCGAACTGAATTACCCCTTTTTCACCCTTTTTGCATTCTGTTTTACAAAAGCTTCCCAACCTGTATAATTTTTACCGACATCGACTCTGCCTTCATTATAAAAATGACAAACGGCAGCTGCCAGACCATCAGTACTATCCAAATTTTTAGGTAAGGTCTTTAGTCCCAACGTACTCTGTAACATTCTTGCTACCTGCTCTTTGCTCGCATTACCATTGCCCGTTATCGCCATTTTAATTTTCTTGGGAAGATATTCCGTAATAGGTATTTGCCTCGACAAACCGGCAGCCATGGCAACCCCCTGAGCCCTGCCCAACTTGAGCATCGATTGCACGTTTTTACCAAAAAATGGTGCTTCGATGGCAATTTCATCAGGGTGGTAGGTATCTATCAGTTCAATAGTACGTTCGAAAATCAATTTTAATTTGGTGTAGGGGTCATCGTATTTCTTCAACAAGAGTTCGTTCATTTGAATGAATTCCATTTTTTTGCCCACCACTTTTATGAGTCCGAAACCCATGATGGTCGTACCGGGATCAATACCTAATATGATTTTTTCTTTTGTCAAATTTTAATGGTTGATGAGGTAAACAATTAATTAGCTAGACACTACAGACCTTAATTATTGCGGACTTAAAACAATGGGGATACGAAACTTGGCCTTTACGGGAATACCTCTTTTAAGTGCCGGTTTTATTGACGGTAGGCTATCGAGACCTTGTTGAATATGACCTTTAAATTCAGGAACGAGTTCATTAATATTATCAGGACCATGAACGGCCACAAGACTTACTGAACCACTCGCTTCCATCAAAAAATCGACATAAACGGTATCGTTAACTTCCCCCTCTAGAACCAGTTCAGTTTCTTGCAAGGTATTCGATAAATGATCAAGAAAGGTTTCAGTGAAGCAGGCTCTCTGTTGCGTTTTGGCAACTGTTTCATCACAAGCTTCGAAGAGTGGGTATTTGTCTACATCTTCCCAGTTGATGCTAAGAATTTCTTCATTGACTAATTCACGGGTCTTCTTTTCGCGTGAGGCGGTCCAGTTGCACCCTGTCAAAAAACAAAGAAGTAATAATGTTATAAGGTATCGCATTGCCCAGAATTCTAAGACGCCTTTTATTAAATGCCCCTTTTACCTAGTTCTACCTCAAAAATAGCATAATAAAATTCTAATCTCTCATTTAGGAAAGTTCTGTTACTTAAATTAAGGCTTTAGGTATTTCAATTCGCCAAAAAATGGATCTCCTGCTTTAATTGAGAAATACGTTTGGCCACCATCTGACCCATATAATCATCTCTTTTAGCAAAACGCCCGACGAACTTCTCGTAAAACTGCAATTTGGTCTTCGGATCTTCGTAGAGT
This window harbors:
- a CDS encoding kynurenine formamidase; translation: MKASIELDKKKYTIDLARPLDISIPIRGDAQNVNAWYIDHPKIEPHREDEFIGKVSEGSSTNFNDIWFNPHAHGTHTEGVGHITAEFHSVNQNLNTYFYLAELVTVVPELQGDDWVISRHVLDLAIESEFVEALVIRTVPNERNKLSKQYSNTNPPFLLQEAVELLLEKGVNHLLIDLPSVDKEKDDGRLEAHKTFWAFDGQLRKQATITEFIYVPDGIKDGWYFLNLQMAAFENDACPSRPILYEIEE
- a CDS encoding oxygen-independent coproporphyrinogen-3 oxidase codes for the protein MSGIYIHIPFCKQACHYCDFHFSTSMGKKEAMVEALKKELLLRKDEFSNDVVETIYFGGGTPSVLETAEIQSIIDSVYSHYEVCENPEITLETNPDDLSEAKIIALAESPVNRLSIGIQSFFEDDLKLMNRAHSAEEAVKSLATAKRFFDNISIDLIYGMPDMGNERWKQNIDKALSFDIPHISSYALTVEPHTALATFIKKGVVKNVDDEVAQAHFHILVETLQAAGFENYEISNFGKPGYLSKNNTAYWQQKKYLGIGPSAHSFDGVRRGWNVNNNPKYLKAIEKGELPIETELLSTTDRYNEYVMTGLRTVWGVSMGRIASEYGEKYMEYALNQSKKHIEEHLLYLDGDILLTTKKGKFLADGIAADLFMLNLS
- a CDS encoding four helix bundle protein (manually curated); translation: MLNVQPNNPLAEKSYAFALEIVRVFKFLKEEKNEYVLSKQILRCGTSIGANIAEANGAISTADFSSKISVAYKESLETKYWLKLLADSEYLSSESSKLLVGKADELSRTMFSILKSTRMKK
- a CDS encoding Holliday junction endonuclease RuvC, whose translation is MTKEKIILGIDPGTTIMGFGLIKVVGKKMEFIQMNELLLKKYDDPYTKLKLIFERTIELIDTYHPDEIAIEAPFFGKNVQSMLKLGRAQGVAMAAGLSRQIPITEYLPKKIKMAITGNGNASKEQVARMLQSTLGLKTLPKNLDSTDGLAAAVCHFYNEGRVDVGKNYTGWEAFVKQNAKRVKKG